One genomic segment of Planctomycetaceae bacterium includes these proteins:
- a CDS encoding Panacea domain-containing protein, whose protein sequence is MWLEDEMMDASEKSARLIEAACAVLNAAPGHRLNTVVLNKTLFYLDLAALRDRAETLTGNAYIALQQGPVVAKYDQRLIGELETRRLAKQVSEWDGSKPVLLESCVEHFQFIDADALILVSAVTSYFAGLSSRQASDFSHENPGWQHAWDSFRRTRKPTPINMLIALQQIVEDDPWMDLPLPDDDAILAAADNGVGVDW, encoded by the coding sequence ATGTGGCTTGAGGATGAAATGATGGACGCCAGCGAGAAGAGCGCGCGATTGATTGAGGCGGCCTGTGCCGTGCTCAATGCCGCACCCGGACACCGGCTCAATACTGTGGTGCTGAACAAGACGCTGTTTTATCTGGACCTTGCCGCACTCCGGGATCGCGCCGAGACACTCACGGGCAACGCTTACATCGCGCTGCAACAGGGACCGGTTGTCGCGAAGTATGACCAGCGTCTGATCGGCGAACTCGAAACGCGGAGACTTGCAAAGCAGGTCAGCGAATGGGATGGATCGAAGCCGGTGCTGCTCGAATCATGCGTCGAACACTTTCAGTTTATCGACGCTGACGCACTGATCCTTGTGTCCGCGGTCACGTCATACTTTGCGGGACTGTCATCACGCCAGGCGTCTGATTTCTCACACGAAAACCCCGGCTGGCAACACGCGTGGGATTCGTTCCGTCGCACAAGGAAACCCACGCCAATCAACATGCTGATCGCGCTGCAGCAGATTGTGGAAGACGACCCGTGGATGGACCTGCCGTTACCAGACGATGACGCAATTCTCGCGGCGGCGGATAACGGAGTCGGAGTCGACTGGTAA
- a CDS encoding CDGSH iron-sulfur domain-containing protein, whose amino-acid sequence MSDVKVVVRDNGPFLVSGAITIEDAEGNQFPPGDKPTIALCRCGQSERRPFCDGTHNRCGFHAAERANA is encoded by the coding sequence ATGTCTGATGTCAAAGTCGTCGTGCGGGACAACGGCCCGTTTCTGGTTTCGGGTGCGATTACGATCGAAGACGCCGAGGGCAATCAGTTTCCGCCGGGCGATAAGCCGACAATCGCGCTGTGTCGCTGCGGTCAGTCGGAAAGACGTCCGTTCTGTGACGGAACCCACAATCGCTGCGGTTTCCATGCCGCTGAACGAGCAAACGCGTAG